From Passer domesticus isolate bPasDom1 chromosome 8, bPasDom1.hap1, whole genome shotgun sequence, a single genomic window includes:
- the LOC135305988 gene encoding zinc finger protein 397-like, translating into MEGLAVRKRKKPRDTETEKELRMETREDKSPQQNLMAEAVLNDATGQKPKGEEKPRRSHRRRACKSSPGCSEGERPTLFQEGGQSFRQSSKLFSREQLHDGEKPYKCLECGKSFRQSSHLLCHQMIHTGEWAYECGECGKGFRCSSELVRHERIHTGEKPHECPECQKRFATSSNLLLHEQIHTKEKPFRCPDCRKGFKNSSNLIRHRRIHTRERPYKCPQCGKKFQTKWQSGITERIV; encoded by the exons ATGGAGGGGCTGGCTgtaaggaagaggaagaagccCCGTGACACCGAGACAG agaaggagctgaggatggagaccagggaggacaaatccccacagCAGAACCTCATGGCAGAGGCTGTTCTGAATGATGCCACAGGGCAGAAACCCAAGGGGGAGGAAAAGCCTCGgagatcccacaggaggagggCCTGCAaatccagcccagggtgctctgagggggaaagacccaccctgttccaggaaggtggacagagcttcaggcagagctcaaaGCTGTTCTCCcgtgagcagcttcatgatggggagaagccctataaatgcttggagtgtgggaagagcttcaggcagagctcccacctcctctgccaccagatgatccacactggggaatgggcctacgagtgtggggaatgtgggaagggcttcaggtGCAGCTCAGAACTCGTGAGGCAcgaacgcatccacactggggagaagccccaTGAGTGTCCCgagtgccagaagaggtttgccaccagctccaatctcctcctgcatgagcagATTCACACCAAGGAGAagcccttccgctgccctgactgcaggaagggcttcaagaACAGCTCCAACCTCATCAgacaccggcgcatccacaccagggagaggccctacaagtgtccccagtgtgggaagaagtttcagacca agtggcagtctGGCATCACAGAGAGGATTGTGTAA
- the LOC135305989 gene encoding olfactory receptor 14J1-like — MSNSSSISHFLLLALADTRQLQLLHFCLLLGISLAALLANGLIISAVACGHHLNTPMFFFLLNLALSDLGSICTTVPKAMHNSLWNNTTISYTACAAQLFFFLFFMSAEYFLLTIMCYDRYVSICKPLHYGTLLGSRACAHMAAAAWASAFIHALMHTANTFSLPLCRGNALGQFFCDIPQILKLSCSKSYLRELGFLVFSICLGLGCFVFIVFSYVQIFRAVLRIPSEQGRHKAFSTCLPHLAVVSLFLSTVIFAHLKPSSISSPSLDLVVSVLYSVVPPSLNPLIYSLRNQELKAAVERWMNGWCQQH; from the coding sequence atgtccaacagcagctccatcagccacttcctcctgctggcattggcagacacgcggcagctgcagctcctgcacttctgcctcttgctgggcatctccctggctgccctcctggccaacggcctcatcatcagcgccgtagcctgtgGCCACCACCTGAACAcacccatgttcttcttcctgctcaacctggccctcagcgacctgggctccatctgcaccactgtccccaaagccatgcacaattccctctggaacaacaccaccatctcctacacagcatgtgctgcacagctctttttctttctgttctttatgtcagcagagtatttcctcctgaccatcatgtgctacgaccgctacgtgtccatctgcaaacccctgcactacgggaccctcctgggcagcagagcttgtgcccacatggcagcagctgcctgggccagtgcctttatccatgctctcatgcacacagccaatacattttccctgcccctgtgccgtggtaatgccctgggccagttcttctgtgacaTCCCACAAATCCTCAAGCTCTCTTGTTCCAAATcctacctcagggaactggggtttcttgtgttttccatctgtttaggacttggttgttttgtgttcattgttttctcctatgtgcagatcttcagggctgtgttgaggatcccctctgagcagggacggcacaaagccttttccacctgcctccctcacctggctgtggtctctctgttctTGAGCACTGTTATCTTTGCTCACCTGAAGCCatcctccatctcctccccatccctggatctggtggtgtcagttctgtactcggtggtgcctccatCCCTGAACCctctcatctacagcctgaggaaccaggagctgaaggctgCAGTGGAGAGATGGATGAATGGCTGGTGTCAGCAACATTAA
- the LOC135305634 gene encoding olfactory receptor 14J1-like, with protein MSNSSSISHFLLLALADMQQLQLLHFCLLLGISLAALLANGLIISAVACGQHLHTPMFFFLLHLALSDLGSICTTVPKAMHNSLWNTTTISYTGCAVQLFFFVFFISAEFYLLTIMCYDRYVSICKPLHYGTLLGSRACAHMAVAAWASAFLTALMHTANTFSLPLCHGNVLGQFFCEIPQILKLSCSNSYLRELGLLVFSICLALGCFVFIVFSYVQIFRAVLRIPSEQGRHKAFSTCLPHLAVVSLFISTALFSDLKPASISSPSLDLSLSVLYSVVPPALNPLIYSLRNQELKAAVWRLTTGCFQGH; from the coding sequence atgtccaacagcagctccatcagccacttcctcctgctggcattggcagacatgcagcagctgcagctcctgcacttctgcctcttgctgggcatctccctggctgccctcctggccaacggcctcatcataagcgccgtagcctgcggccagcacctgcacacgcccatgttcttcttcctgctccacctggccctcagcgacctgggctccatctgcaccactgtccccaaagccatgcacaattccctctggaacACCacgaccatctcctacacaggatgtgctgtacagctatttttctttgtctttttcatctcagcagagttttatctcctgaccatcatgtgttacgaccgctacgtgtccatctgcaaacccctgcactacgggaccctcctgggcagcagagcttgtgcccacatggcagtagctgcctgggccagtgcctttctcactgctctcatgcacacagccaatacattttccctgcccctgtgccatggcaatgtcctgggccagttcttctgtgaaatcccacagatcctcaagctctcctgctccaattCTTACCTCAGGGAACTTGGACTTCTTGTGTTTTCCATATGTTTAGCacttggttgttttgtgttcattgttttctcctatgtgcagatcttcagagccgtgctgaggatcccctctgagcagggacggcacaaagccttttccacctgcctccctcacctggccgtgGTCTCTCTGTTTATCAGCACTGCTCTATTTTCTGACCTGAAGCCcgcctccatctcctccccatccctggatctgtccCTGTCAGTTCTAtactcagtggtgcctccagctctgaatcccctcatctacagcctgaggaaccaggagctcaaggctgcagtgtggagactgacgactggatgctttcagggacattaa